Proteins co-encoded in one Malus domestica chromosome 09, GDT2T_hap1 genomic window:
- the LOC103419620 gene encoding peter Pan-like protein isoform X1 — protein sequence MAHFKNKKVFVKLVSTKKQANMDHITGDKIPRRFVFSRRKLPGPLNQLQDDLRKLMLPYTALKLKEKRRNNLRNILVVAGPMGVTHFLMLSKTPTAPYLRVARAPQGSTIFS from the exons ATGGCTCACTTCAAAAAT aAGAAGGTGTTTGTGAAGTTGGTTTCGACGAAGAAGCAGGCTAATATGGACCATATCACAGGGGATAAAATCCCAAGGCGCTTTGTGTTTTCCAGACGCAAGTTGCCTGGTCCTCTGAATCAGCTTCAAGATGATTTGAGGAAACTGATGCTTCCTTACACTGCCCTTAAGCTTAAG GAGAAGAGGCGGAACAATCTTAGAAACATTTTGGTTGTGGCTGGGCCTATGGGGGTTACACATTTCCTCATGTTGTCAAAAACTCCAACTGCGCCATACCTTAGGGTTGCGAGGGCACCTCAAGGCTCAACGATATTTTCATAA